In Shewanella sp. GD04112, the sequence AGTCGCTCGGCAATTCTATAAGCGTCTTCACAGTGGCTCGAGGGCAGTAACAAGGTAAATTCTTCCCCACCGTAGCGGGCAAGGATATCTGTTGGGCGTTGCAGAATCGATTTGGCTGCATTGACGACCTGTTTTAAACACTGATCGCCAACGACGTGGCCATATTTGTCATTAAATTCTTTAAAGTTATCAATATCAAACATCACTATGCTGAGTGGCATATTGTGATCGTTGGCGTAATTCAACTCCTTGTTAATTTGGCTGTCGAGATAACGGCGGTTATAACAGCCCGTTAAGCCATCGGTTTCGGCCATTGCTTTGACTTGTGCGGCATAGGTTTTTAGGGTCTCCAGCGAGCTGACCATTTGTTGCAGCTCTAAGTTATCGGTAATCGGCATTTCGGTATCGAGTTTTTCATTGGCGATGGCATTCATCGCATCCCGTGTGGCGATTACGGGTTTGATAATTCCCTTGGCGATAAAGTGCCAGCTGATCAGCCAGATAAAGAAGCAATACACTATCCCACCACAAAAAATCAGGATCACGAAGGCGGTGCTGTCGCTCTTGAGGTTAGTGCTTGCCACTTGGATTTCATCTTCTACATGGTTGACTAACACTTGGGTGAAGCTGGCAATTTCCCGCGCGGCATTGGCTTGATAGCCAAAATGCGCATTAGCGATGTGGGTGCTTTTTAAGGCGTTGCGTGATAGTTCAAACAGGTTGTCATTACCCACCATATTTTGCTTTATTTGAGATAACCAGTTGAGATACAGCGTATTATCCTGCGGTATCGAGGCGGCGACTGCCTCCATTTTGAGGAAAAGACGCATTGCATCCCGTTGCAGGCGGTTGAGTCCTATGGTGGTTTGGGTGTTTTTAACTTCATCCAGCAGCACAAACAGGTGTTCACCCTGATGCAAATAATCAGAGATTTTTTGATGCTCATTGAGGTTATGGGTTATTCCCGTGAGATTTTTTTGGGCGATAAGCTTGCTGTTGAGCTCGTGGCTTGAGTCGAGCTGCGCCTGCATCTCAATGGAAAAGGCCGATGACATTCCCGCGAGGTTCGCCTGAATATTTTGTGCTTGTAATTTGGCCTGTAAGGCGCTGTCGGTCAGGGTGTCGAGCAAGGGCAGTTGTTGCTGGAAATACAGCTGGGTATCAATTGTCCTATTTAATGCCTCATGGATATTAGTCGTATTTTCAAGACTTAACAGCACTTTAGTATCTTGCAGCAATTGTTCCCATTGATGGGTCAACTCTTGCAGTAAGCTGAGCCGCTGCTGTTCGGTATCGTAGTGATTCAGCTCTGTAGTGATAATTTGCAGTCTTTCGCTGTTTTTTGCCAATTGCAGCGCTGTGGTGACTTTGACCACATCACTGCTCACCAATTGCTCTATTTTGGTCCTTAACTGTTGTGACAATAGGATGGCGATAATGCCATTAAGCAGAGCCATGCCTAGGATGAAATATAAGGCTAGCGTGATTTTATGTTTAAGACTGGTGAGCCGTTTCGAGTTCATTTGTTTTTCTTATCAATTGCAGGCACTTCCCCATAGGTATTCTGCAGGTATTTAATTTTGTTACTTAATTCAATAAAAATATCGGTACTGTTTGCTTCGTGTCGGCTTGCGGCATAGCAAGCATGGCTTAGCTCAGGATAAATCTGCCCCATAGCGGTAGTGGTAAAGTGTCCAACTTCCAATACCTTAGTTGACCAAAACAAGTTTGCTACGTGGCTTGCCTCAAAGGCGCCGGCAATGGATCTTTTTGAAGCTTGTTTAAATTCGGGGGCTGTGACGACATCCATGCGACAGGGATTACCGCCTCCTAGAGCATAGGCATATTGGGCTTCATAGGTGCCCATGTATTTGAGTAACCAATAGGCGGCTTGCGGATTTTTACTGTCATAGCTCACTGCAAAAGCGTAGGCGCCGTTATAGGGCATGCCGCCAGGCACTTGGGCTACGCCAAGTCGAGCGCCAGGTATGTTGGTTTCGACTTTAAAGGAGGCTGACCATAGGTTGTTGTAAGCAAAGGGCCAAATCGCCACTTGTCCCGTTGCCATTGCATTGGCTGCTTCGTTGAAGGCAAATTTATCATCTGCTGGAATGGCGTAAGTCATGAGTTTTCGATAGATAGCGCTCGCTTTTATCGCCTCTTGGTTGACTGCGGGCACTTCGAAGTGGGTGATCTGCTTTTGCGGATTATAGACAGGCCACATCCAAGCGCCCCCTAAGCTCCAAATGATGCTCGAAAATTCATCGTTAATATGGGGCTTATTGCCAGACATTAAGGCGAGACCATAAAAGTCATGGTTTAGCGGTTTATCGGCGAGGAGTTCACCCGCTTTTCGGGTAAAAAACGCAGCTTGATCTTGCAATTGGTCGAAGTTAGTCGCGGGTTTGAGGGGATAACCAAAGCGCTGCTGAAACTGCGTTTGTTCGGTTTTATTCTCAAATAAATCAGCGCGGTAATGACTTCCCATCACGTAGTTGTTGTAGGGAATAGCGTGTAACTCACCGTGATAGGACAAAATATTCAGCAAGGATGGGTAATAAGGTTCGAGATAGCTTTCCATCGCTTTTTCACCGTCGGGATCGTAGAGTTTTGCGAGTTCTAATAGGGGGACGGTATAACCATTGGCGGCCCACTCTTTTGCCCAGCCGGCCTCCATGGTTAGCAGATCATATTTTCCTTCGCCTTGCAGCAATGCATGGGTCTGTAGTTCGAACATACCTTCCAGCTCGGTACTGACCACATTGACTTTAACGCCGGTTTTTTCGGTGAACTTGGGTAACATTTCCCGCGTTAGGTAGTCAGTCCAAAAGCCTTTTTCGGCGACTAAGGTGATGGGCGTTTTGTTCGTAAGAGGGGGTATTTGTGCCAAGGAAAATTCCGCTAAGGCAGGTGCTGCTAGCGTGAAACCCAGTCCGACAAGTAAGAGTGACAAAGGTTTTAACAAGAATAACCCCTCGGATACAAGTGTTAACATGCTAATAAGTAGCATTAATCATCTCGACTGTACAATAAGGATAGGCTTGATAAAAAACTATGTCTTAATTTTTGTAGGGTTTTGAGGCGAAAAAAAACGGTGATCGAATTAACTTGGATCACCGAAAAAGGGTGGGAGATGGCGCGATACTAAGATTTTTTTATTTGCTGCTCGCGCATCTGCCGCAAGGCGGTGGGCAAGGCATAATGTTGTTCAATTAAAAAACGGATCAATTTCGATTTGGATATGTCACTTTCTTCAGAGAGCTTGGCTAAATGGCTGATCGCCGCTTCACTGAGGGAGAACGTCGCTTTTCGGTAATGTGGGCGCTCCTCTTCAATACTCGCATCGAGCTGTCTGGTTGCCGTTTGTGGTCGATGTAACGTCACTACATTGGAAGAATCCAGCGTGACTTCGACTTGGGCTTCTTTGACTAAATCGACCGCAACGGCAGAGCCCGTGCTCGGAAGGCGAGTCTCTCCCATAGCATAAAGGGTTGCGGCATCAATAAACTCATCGAGGGAGAGGGGCTGCGCGCCACCCCTAGATGGCATAGCGTTTTTCTTGAGGTCGCTGAGTCCCATATTGTCCTCTCAGGTGATTTGGCTGAGGTTGATTGATAGCACTGCGTGATGCGGCCATTGGCGTGCTTGGCCTGAGTAATGCCGTTAATGAGGCGGCGCAGTCAACCTGGAACATTTCGCAGGCAATGGCGCGGATTTCGTTGGCAGCCTTGCCGTTGGGCTCAATCTCCATCACGGATAATCCCGATTCTTCGCTATCATCATAGATGTTACGGCTGTAGGTGATCGCATCTAATACATTGATATCGTATGTTTTACAGACTTCTTTTGCCTCTAAAATACGGTTTGCTTGATTCGGCAGGTTAGGGCATTGAGTGATAACGAAAGAGGCATGTAATTTTGGGTTAATCATCTTACAAGTGGCGACGATATCATCCATATGGCTCACGGTTTTTAAGTCGCGGCGTTTTGGTCGCAGCGGCATCAAGATATGGGAAGCCACCGACATGGTTGCCCTTAATGCGAGGTTATCCTGTCCACCACAATCTACGAGAACGAAGTCATAGTGCTGCTCTAAACTCAGCAAGTCATTACGGATTTTGCCATAAAGTTGCACACAGTTGATGCTAGCAAGTTTTGGATTGTTGTTTCTGGCTTGGATCCAATCGGATGTGGTGCGTTGTGGATCGCAATCCACCATGATGACAGAGGCACCACATTCAGTGGTGAGAAATACTGCGATATTTTGTGCGAGGCAACTCTTACCGCTGCCGCCTTTTTCGCCGCCGACTAACACTATCATGACGAATTCCTCAATGCTTAGGGTATCACTTGGGCGGCTGTTATAAGTGTCGAGCTTTTACCGCACCTTGTTGTCACAAATGAATGTAAACCCTATGTTAATTGAGGTCAATTAGCTGATTTTTGACGTTTTTTTATAAAATGTCGCGCGATTATTATTTGACGTTACAGTGACGTGTGCCGTTTATTTGACTCTTATATCGAGCAAAGATAAATGAGGTCAATCTGTGGTTAATTGCATGATTTAAAATGCTTTTGTGATTCTTTTGGGCGTATTTAAGTCAGCGTCACTACTTGAGTCGAGTGCAACGATTGACTCAGTCTTAATTCTTATATTTCTTTTGTGAATATAATTTTAGATATTTATTCTTAAATATTATTGAAACCTTGTTCTTTGCTTTATGATTTTCAGTCGAAAGTTGTCTTGTCGCTGTTCTGTATGTCATCAAATTGCCACCTAATTCAGTTAGGATTTTCCTATTATGCCGTCTAATCACCTTGATTTTTCTACCATTCGTGAAGGGATGCCAAAATGGATATTAAAATGCTTATGCCTATTGAATTTGAGTTGGTTGAATCTGCACCTTTATTTCATGAGCTGCTGAATCTACGTGATGCTGCGGGGCATCCCTCTATCGGTGTGGAAATGGGGGAGGGTCATCCGTTACAGCCTTTATATTGGGTGTCGATTCGGGTGACGGGGGAACAAGAAAAAAACTCGCCGTCAATCATCGCGACCAGCTGCGTGTATGGCGATAAGGCTAACCATTTGGCGATTGAGGACTTTATTGTTTTACCTGAGTATCGTCATTTAGGCTTGGCTAGCATCATGTTAGAGCGGGTGATGACTTATATTGATGAACATGCCGCCCCAGGCACCTGTGTCAGCATCAATGTGCATGGCGAAGAGGAGCGACTCTGCGGCGATTATGGTTTTGTCTATTCTCCCTGCGCCAATCTTGGGCCGAACATGCGAAAAATCTATTCTTAATCTCTATTTCCTGACTCAGGGTAAGTGGATGGCTTATCCTGAGTGCGCTTGCCGGATACTTGCAGGATAATAGTCATATCGTTTTGCTTCACAAGTCACTTAGCTTGCAGTATGACTTCATGATTAAATCAACTCGTTAATTTTAGGCATTTGTCCGTCAATAGCGTAGCATCCACCTATGAGTGTGTTTTTTGTTTGAAGTGGTAATGCAATGGATCAACAACAGCTTATCGATGCCGTGAATCAGGTGATGCCCTTTGGTAAATATGCCGGTCGCCGCTTACTAGAATTGCCCGAACCCTATCTAGTGTGGTTTCATCAACAGGGTTTTCCGAAGGGAAAATTAGGGGAGCAGTTAGCGCTGATTTATGAGGTCAAACTCAACGGCCTTGAGGGCATGTTAAAACCGCTATTGAAATGAGTTCCCTACTGAGCGATAAAAATCCTACTTTTGCGATAAGTGTTGTATTTCGTGATAGAGATTGGCGATTTATTACCTATGGCATGTTTTAATGCCGCATATTAGTAAAACACAAGGAACAAAAGGCATGATGGCAAAATTGGTAAAATTAGCGGCTGTAGCAACTTTAGCGTTAGGTATGTCAAGTGCTTGGGCACAGGGCGTCGTTCATGAAGGTACTGTGGTTGATACCATGAATGGTGGCGGCTACACCTATGTTCAAATTAAAGAAGCTGACAACACGTTTTGGGCAGCAGGCCCAGAAGCTGAAGTGAAGAAAGGCGACAAAGTAGCCGTGGTTGAGCAAATGTGGATGAATCAATTCACCAGCAAAACCTTAAACCGCACCTTCGACAAGCTGTTGTTTGTTGGTCAAATCGAGAAGAAATAATCGATGTCTTAGCAACATTCATGTTGCGATGAGTTCCTAAACCGCCTCGCCTTGTTCGAGGCGGTTTTGTTTACAGCGGCAAACCTTTTCTTATCGTTCTGATGCTATCGCTCGAATCTAAATCACGGCAGAATATAGCGATTATTTACACTCTTGGTTGATTACTCGTGTTCGCCGCTAATTCAATCGAAAAGCCAGTCGAAGTCGTCCCCTATCAGCGCTGTTATGCGCGTGCGGTGAGTGAACTCTTTCATCAGTGCGTGCATCAAATACAACATGAGCGTTATAACGCCGCGCAGCTCAAGGCTTGGTCGCAGGCACCCCGTTCGAGTCAACATTGGCATTTACGCTTAAGTCGTTCCCAAGCATGGATTATTTTGGTGACAGATGCCGCGGGCTTATCTAAGATTTGTGCAGGTTTTATCAATGTCGAAACGGATTTTCACCATAGAGGATATATAGATAGCCTCTATATTCATCCCGATTGGCAACGGCAGGGGCTGGGGGAGCAAGCTTATCGACAGCTAGAACTGTGGGCGAGGGAGCAGGGGTATAGTCAATTGAGTGCCGATGCGTCTTATCTTTCCCGCGGGCTGTTTATTAAACTCGGATTTGTCCAACAACAGCGCAGCTATCAACAAAAACTGGGCCAGGTATTGCCGAGTTTTTATATGACTAAAAAACTGTAACTGAATGGGAATACACTGCTTATGTGCCCATTGGTCATGATTAACCCATAGGAGTGGACTCCAATGCAGATACGCTTATTTTCACCTCCGGATGTGGCACAGGTGGCGGCGGTATTTAACGCCAGTGTTATGGAGGGCGCGCAGGAATATTATTCGCTTACCGAACGTTTAGCTTGGGCGCAAAATCAGGGTGAGGCGCGAAGCGATGCCTACTGGCTGGCTAAGTTAGAAGACACCACCACTTGGGTGGCGCAGGAAGGCAGCAAGTTGGTTGGCTTTACCAACTTAAGGCTCTGTCCCGATGAAGAGCTCAATTGTATGGTCGGCGAAGTCGATTGTCTGTTTGTCCACCCAGAATACAGCCGTGCCGGAGTGGCTACGCATTTGTATTTAGCCCTGCTCGAAGAGGCTAAAAGCCGTAATCTTAAACGGCTTACCGTTGAAGCCTCCTATCAGGCGCGTCCTTTCTTTGAGAAACAGGGTTTTAATTGCATTCGCCGTAATGAACTACGTCGCTATCTCACCGCCGAAGATAAACAAAACGACAGGGCGCAGGTGTTAGTGAACTTTAGTTTGATTATGTCCTTATCATAGGTTCGCGTTTGGAAAGACTGCTCTTCTCTGGCCGTACGATCAGTAATAAAAAAACCGCCTCGTTTCCTTGGCGGTTTTTTATTGGTCACAATATTCATCAGGCTAAGTCAAACACTAGGGCGGTGACATAGCTGCCCGCGGCACTAAATCGAACCGCTTCTTCGGCGGTGATATGTGCGCCATCCCCAGGGATGAGCACTTGGTCATTGACCTTAAGCGTACCTTCCACCAGTTGCACATAGAGCTGACGCTGTGGCTTAAGCTGCGGCATATTCACTTGCTCTTGCGGTGCCAGCATAAGGCGATACAAGGTCGCATCCTGCTGTACTTTCAAGGTGCCATTTTCACCCGTTGGGGTGACCACGGCGGTCAGCGCCGAGGTTTGCTCGAAGGCCTTTTGCTGATAACCCGCATCAATGCCTAAGGTGTCTGGTTGGATCCAGATCTGCAAAAAGTGCAGAGACTCAGTGTTTGATGCATTAAACTCGCTGTGATAAATCCCTTTACCAGCAGACATTAACTGAAACTCACCCGCTGGTAAGGTCTTAACATTACCGAAGCTGTCCTTATGGGCAATGGTGCCTGAAATCACATAACTGATGATTTCCATATCTTTATGGCCATGGGTTTCAAACCCTGCGCCAGGCGCAACTCTGTCATCATTAATGACTCGTAGGGAAGACACGCCCATATGCTGCGGATCGTAGTAGCTTGCAAACGAGAAGGTATGTTGGCTCTTTAACCAGCCTAAATCTGCCTGCCCACGGTCCTGCGCTTTACGTATACGGATCATCATTTCCTCCTTATTTTAAGCGTGCGGCTAACAGGTTGTCGGCACTGAGTTTACCCGCACCTGACACGGCCAGAGACACAGTGGCGGCTAACAGGGCTAAACCAAATTCATAACCGTTATTGCTGAGGAACAGACCGTTACCAATGTGGACCGAGAAGATCGCGACCACCATAGTAAAGGACAATACCAGTGCTGTTGGGCGAGTCAGTAAACCGATAATGATCAGCAAGCCACCAAAGAATTCGCTCGAGCCCGCCATCAGCGCCATTAAGTAGCCAGGGGTTAAGCCGATGGATGCCATCCATTGTCCTGTGCCTTCTAGACCGTAGCCACCAAACCAGCCGAAGAGTTTTTGCGAGCCGTGGGCCATGAGGATGATCCCGATAGGAATACGCAGGGCCAATGGGGCGAAACTTGGGGCAGAGGTCAGTAATTTTGTGATAAGTGCTTTCATGGGATGTTCCTTAATTCAAATTTTTTAACTATGTCGTTAATGGGTTAGTCGGTGGAGGCTTAGCGTTAATCTCTCCATTGGTTTAAAGTCTAGTCTTGACCTGATGGAAAGAAAATCGGAACATTTTCAAAGTCTATTTCAAAAAATTTGAATAAGAGGTGGCTATGTTACCTGTGATGAGTCTAGATGGTTTGATAGTGCTTGATGCTATTGATAAGAAAGGTAGTTTTTCGGCGGCGGCCGAATCCTTATTCCGGGTGCCATCGGCGCTGACCTACACAGTGCAGAAATTAGAGAGCGACTTAGGGGTAAAATTATTTGAACGTAAGGGCCAGCGCGCCGAATTGACCTTAGTTGGCCAGCTGGTATTACGCCAAGGGCGGGAGATTTTAGCTGCTACCGCTAGGCTTGAAGAGGCGGTTAGGCAACTCGAAACGGGCTGGGAGTCGGCATTAACCTTAGCCATAGATACTGTGGTGCCCGATTTACCACTGCTTAAACTGATTGCTGAATTTACCGAGTTAGGTAAACAGGTGACCATCAATATCACCGAGGAGTCATTGGGTGGCGGTTGGGATGCGCTGTATTCGGGCCGCGCCGATATTGCCATTGGGGTCACCGGGGAGTTACCTAAGGGGCAATATCACTTAGTCGAAATCGGCATGCTTGAATTCGTGTTTGCCCTTGCGCCTCACCATCCCTTGGCACAGTTTGACCATCCCATCCCGACCGAAGCCCTGTTGCAATTTCCCTCCGTGGTGGTGGCCGACAGCTCAACGGCGCTCGCGCAGCGCTCAAGTGGATTGTTTGATAGTCGCCAAGTTATCCGCGTGCCGAACATGCAGACCAAGATTAAAGCGCAGCAACTCGGGCTGGGTGTAGGTTATCTTCCCAAACATTTGATCCGCGAAGAACTCGCTTCAGGCGCATTAGTCGCGTGTAAGGTTGAGATCCCAAGACCGGCGCAGCCGGTGTTTCTCGCATGGCGCAAGGGGAATCAAGGCAAAGCGCAGGCGTGGTTTGCCGAACGTTTACCCCATTGCGACTGGTTGTTTTAGTGAGATGTCGATAGTGCGTTTGGGTACTGGATGAAGTGAATCACAGTACTTAACCATTGCTAGGGCGTGTTGACGTTTCGAGATTAAATTTTGTTCGTTCTGGCAAGCTCGTGCTCGCGAAACGAGGAATGATGTGTAGTTATTCTACTCAAATGACGAGTGACAAAGAGAACGAATTTGCTAGACGAACCCTTCGGGCAGCGTTTGGCTGGCGTTTCTGCTGCGTTATCGTCCGTTTATGTAGAATAACTACACTGCACGGACTTTACCTTGCATAAACGCCAGCCAAACTGCTGCAAAAATAACCCTGAAACGTCAACACGCCCTAAGTACTGTGATGAATTAAGAGGGCTGGACTTTGTGGCAGCGCTGATATAAATCCCTGACACTAGGCGCTTACACTGAGCGCTTTATATGGCTGGTGTAATGCACATGGGGGGAGAGCAAATCCGCTAAATTGGGGTTGGGCGCCCGATTGAGGAAGCGAATAAAAGCCTGTGGTAGGGTGAGCGTTTCAATCGACTCCTGCCAGCGTGCCTGTAACAGTGGGTGATAACCTTCTTTCCCCGCCGCGGTATAAGAGGTAGAAACCCCCACATAGAGCGCATCGGGCTGCACTGGATACCAGAGTGATAAGCCATCCTGCTGCATCATTTCAAGCTTGAACAAGCGCTCCCCTAATGGGCGTCTACCATCGTAGTAATAACGTAATCCATAGGTATAGGGGAAGCTGCCCGCACCCGTACCGCGCACACTGTTGTTTGTCGCGGCGTTAATTGCCGACTCCAGCGCTTGGTATAAATACTGTCCTTGGATTTCGTATTTGACTAATGGCAATTCGAAGGGCAGCAATTGCCCCAACACATCGGCGAGGGTGAGCCTACCTTGGGCGACCGATTGCCTTACTCCGCCCGCGTTATGCAGGGCAAAGTGGATGCGGGGATCTTCAAGTTTGGCCTCTTGAAACATACTGCGGCTCACCCAAGGGGCGATTTCGCTGCCATGGGGTAATGCCTTAGATGGCAGTCTGGTATGCACTAGATTCTTAGGCACAAGGGCTAAGACTTTGTTTTCCATCTCGGCAATCGCGGGGCGATAGATATCGTGGATCACGCCGTGAATGTCTTCATCGGCATCATCCCACAATACATAGGGATGCTCATTAAAGCGTTGCTGCACGGCTTGATAGTCGGTGTCATCCACTTGCTCACTCGAACTCAACATAAACTGTTTATCGAGCATAAAGTAGTTGCCACCCTTTAGGTTTATCGCGCGGCCAGCTGCATCAAATTCAATCTCGGCCAAGCCTAAGGTTTCGGCGTATTTCCCCGCATGCACGATAGGAGTGCCATTGATGGTTTCGCCATAGGGAATATTGCTTAACCCCAAGGCGCTAAAATCGCCCTGCAAGGTATGGGTATGGCCGCCGACGATAAGGCTGATACCATCGACTTGTTCGGCAAGCCTTTTATCCTGATCTAAGCCTAAGTGACTCAGTACAATAATGTGCTTAATGCCTTTAGCATGCAGATGCTCGACGGTGCGCGCCGTGGTCGCAATCGCATCTACAAAGTGGGTATCGGGATCGGGTCTGGCGATGTCTTTCATCTGATCCAGAGTAATGCCGATGACGGCGAGCTTTTTGTCGTAGAAGGGCTTTTCGAGGTAGCTGGCAAGCTGAGTATTTTCATCATAGGCCAGAATATTCGCCACAGTACGCAGGTTACCCGGCTTACGGATATCCTCTTGGCTCAAGTCCATATTCCCCGCTAGCAGCGGAAAATCGATTTGCTTAGCAAATTCGGCGAGCCGCGCATTGCCTTCATCAATATCGTGATTACCAATCACCATGGCATCGGGTGCGAGTAAATTCAGCAGATGGGCGTTGGCCTTACCCTTAAAATGGCTGAAATACAGCGTGCCTTGGAAACTGTCGCCACCATGCAAAAATAAAAACGGCATTTGGCTTTGTGCGGCTCGGTCACGTGCCTGACGAATCTGATACCCTAGACGTGCATAGCCACCGCTGTGACTGGTGATATCTAAGGCTTTAAGCCCTAGATTGAGGGAAAATTGTACGCGGCTGGGCTCAAAATTCGAATGGGTATCGTTGATGTGCGCGAGTGAGAGTGTGTATCCCTGTGTCATAACCTACCTCTTTTACGGCGGGAGATTATAACCTTCTCCCCAAAAACAAGAAAGGGAGCCAAGCTCCCTTTACTTTAACAATGACTAAATAATGTCATTAACCCGAGCGTGCCTCGTCATCTTCGGCGGCAGCTTCGAAGTCGCCATCATCGGAGAGACGAATGCCTTTTTGCTTCATGCGCTTGGTCCAGAGTTTACGGGCCAATTGCTGCATGTCGGTCGCAGGGTCATTCACATCGACAATCTCTAAGCCAAGTAGTGATTCGATAATGTCTTCTTGGGTCACAATACCTTGGCTACTGCCGTATTCGTCAACCACCATCGCAATTTGTGTATTGCGTTTAATCATCCGCTCGAATAACGGCAGGATTTTAGCCGTTTCGGGCACAACAAATAGGCTCCGCTTGAGTTCACCAATTGGTGCGTTCGGGCTGTAACGTTCAGCCAGTAAGACATCGGTACGGGTGATGTAACCGATAATGTCGTCGTGGTCCTGATCGTATACTGGAATACGCGTAAAAGGTTTGTCGCGATATTCTTGCACAAACTCATTTTGCGTCAGTGAAACGGGTAACGAGAACATCACGGTACGCGGCGTCATAATCGCCGTCACAGGCACGTCACGCACCTTGAGCATTTGGGTCAAAATTTTAGACTCTTGCTCGTCTAACTCACCGGATTCGTGACCAATCTTGGCCATGGCGCTCATTTCTTGGCGAATGTACTGACCTTCTTCCCCTTTACCTAGCAGGCGAGTCACCTGTTGTGACAT encodes:
- a CDS encoding bifunctional metallophosphatase/5'-nucleotidase, coding for MTQGYTLSLAHINDTHSNFEPSRVQFSLNLGLKALDITSHSGGYARLGYQIRQARDRAAQSQMPFLFLHGGDSFQGTLYFSHFKGKANAHLLNLLAPDAMVIGNHDIDEGNARLAEFAKQIDFPLLAGNMDLSQEDIRKPGNLRTVANILAYDENTQLASYLEKPFYDKKLAVIGITLDQMKDIARPDPDTHFVDAIATTARTVEHLHAKGIKHIIVLSHLGLDQDKRLAEQVDGISLIVGGHTHTLQGDFSALGLSNIPYGETINGTPIVHAGKYAETLGLAEIEFDAAGRAINLKGGNYFMLDKQFMLSSSEQVDDTDYQAVQQRFNEHPYVLWDDADEDIHGVIHDIYRPAIAEMENKVLALVPKNLVHTRLPSKALPHGSEIAPWVSRSMFQEAKLEDPRIHFALHNAGGVRQSVAQGRLTLADVLGQLLPFELPLVKYEIQGQYLYQALESAINAATNNSVRGTGAGSFPYTYGLRYYYDGRRPLGERLFKLEMMQQDGLSLWYPVQPDALYVGVSTSYTAAGKEGYHPLLQARWQESIETLTLPQAFIRFLNRAPNPNLADLLSPHVHYTSHIKRSV
- a CDS encoding hemolysin family protein produces the protein MLTLIIIVLVAVGVSFLCSVFEAVLLSVTPSYIASLEQTDSAAAARLRKLKENIEAPLVSILTLNTIAHTVGAAVAGAQAAKVFGDDMLGVFSGVLTFIILFFSEIIPKSVGANHWRRLAPSVSIAITWMKRVTKPLIWMSQQVTRLLGKGEEGQYIRQEMSAMAKIGHESGELDEQESKILTQMLKVRDVPVTAIMTPRTVMFSLPVSLTQNEFVQEYRDKPFTRIPVYDQDHDDIIGYITRTDVLLAERYSPNAPIGELKRSLFVVPETAKILPLFERMIKRNTQIAMVVDEYGSSQGIVTQEDIIESLLGLEIVDVNDPATDMQQLARKLWTKRMKQKGIRLSDDGDFEAAAEDDEARSG